A region from the Bombyx mori chromosome 15, ASM3026992v2 genome encodes:
- the LOC101739273 gene encoding small RNA 2'-O-methyltransferase isoform X3, translated as MIIAIQTLIFFRQSLLTALDRLLRPYFQKFALSLTKSSFESDDDEPDENVFAEYDDEKGVIFFPPMYVQRYAAIVDCLLDERWSGKLDKVVDLGYHDMSFIKYLKEVSGIKSILGVDLETIPLQCSSDLLSCNEYAPKRETPLQISLLQGNAADPDYRLIGCDAVIAIEMIEHMLPHDLERLVHTVFAFIKPWIVIFTTPNGDFNVLFKSLEKNGLRRLDHFFEWSRDQFHDWCSNIVTRYPEYTVSCRGIGPGPEGTEHLGCCSQMALFVSKNYHKQKDLNLNSLALVANDSVPNDLSDVIDNWESPELMTEMMIYPVNNIESYTDITISEKQSQVTFYVPSKRNSSHKIEFQDKSTQCNLDFELARNFLMFDNEDMCFNILYPRKKVVNKVYEIEDVYSRLNCTTLQVKKFSKTTQGLMAKNKVDALVHTREVVEEIKHLTKMLNFNKSGLNQQDEKTHIWYNFNWGENAPYWNQYYKIVREYNYPFETKSDDCRILDLISDEMNRLIDLQYDDILSVDLNKLEIPLQHLMQTVQHITDDVEKVRELLEWNGYEVVDDMVIYSRLAIDNVTIDSQIDDWQENESVSDWDTADFRSTSISDGSANQDYHGRCLLRAIDHKLRKLRSMLTAGEDISTELDRAVCRLMKLALQSSKYRCTPPPAKWMQCKLLDLLTLTEKAIEKRKRHYIENFPLKAIECDPAVFPGLTLENTKKIGQNEILEKYSYLTFSTEKLNANEFTPRPKYSPIDIDLEDDLSISSTDLLKVEYEYIERFSPTRETDENKLNLKKFDDDLKDWDDNDMEANLCSDHDYNKYDNSSGDTDHSANNKRLKFKRSNSYKKRGNRNKIANKVDCLRKTSKKCFEETPRRQDERKTSSTKIIKKVIRKKSSYSCLVKTCSYKDISMEYGIYTMKIKRSLEHKRSTATKPIPESLIELCHPEMTLQKDYDKFHYTQQQEAQAQTQDIGVDQDYQNISAAEESFFIDIISTDNTETLALRRTIGTDPDFREDNNSVVQSEKLIRSVSNDAMNVFDICQAVEVATVPSQAVFISDVDEPSTSKGIRHISLDVQCGPDEISKYCMLSPATSMDRFPMSTGIKIGDSLTNLVTKSTDCSTSMLDSEQCNIVTPKVKNFGIRIQDSDPCFKCKMDSSTITQDESYINTEINDTAELAIIGNTKTDDSEFPSIEGLSKISELAIQSLHGIDAVTTLVPKVAMATGNISPTKCLTPRLSYGAVHVHSYREKQGVHDVVYQGEWQRYRPNTRGEPLKSPISKETKLTVDRKKRSPKEKIIGKDARKEVEKQNYKRPVQMRKALESKTKSLVREENTIVSSKVPKIRAYKGSKKITKVASKVTVSSISSKNSKGTYVVKKTDVTNIKPDGQYGKASTILRRNYIPLYLRQRMKMEKSLSNVNNKSINNPIETTGIFQIHKQNLKSLANENNHFNFNKERRERYNFLVYRNENEKKDKFLLSKVATKASWQSKERANRSFSPQSQNSSTCSSPNSIATIRVAFNKKSCQRVRQSASPPLTSKSLDPRKSQSPASTKTSIMRTTGRKTKLSENKENIPHQNENINKNKDKRVFVRDSKNVYISQLKVENTSKQVDRKSSLKQKKSLKLNTTSLDNATEKQTSDLNVESETKAHNSKNLVDNENVCEIISNLTSIVEPSIKVHISEPTTPEKRINRQGLVTDWIDSSNIVLTATADNVAIGIRQLIERTLDFIDDSVDGDIGIDSETVVLNQENHNLSGDEILSQTSFTSAIDDERFYSGLENEPNNAPTCSFSSALDDEFLSLGSMGLEINEFDLLSFKSMPSHSDYVTVSDVASRIDSMRELFERKDTQVPQKAAGTLAIQAFSGFSLNSEPFVGDQPDRVNLIDSETGSLAVEITRQATSEEMFVSGRSSESYESCVLDEDAVVPDWLFRIISQQQEMSEEPETGGLIIPLPYDEPMALAEPMYDVNSNVVEPVGAGSGAGDGRGIHSDYSQDSSGRGTSLSSSDTSSGARSETITIDPSSFAVQLEVVGEGIDVSSDLNQIRSEQSLNIEGATNSRRVRERRTIDQPVTSSDVEADVSSTDTDVPDSDN; from the exons ATGATTATCGCTAttcaaactttaatatttttccgCCAGTCTCTTTTAACCGCGTTAGATAGGCTTTTGAGGCCGTACTTTCAAAAGTTCGCACTGTCCCTCACTAAAAGTTCCTTTGAATCTGATGACGATGAACCCGATGAAAATGTTTTCGCCGAATATGACGATGAAAAAGGCGTTATTTTCTTCCCACCAATGTATGTACAGCGATATGCTGCTATTGTCGACTGTCTACTGGACGAACGGTGGAGCGGAAAATTGGATAAG GTGGTAGACCTTGGTTACCATGATATGAGTTTCATTAAGTACCTGAAGGAAGTTTCCGGAATCAAGTCAATTTTGGGAGTTGATCTTGAGACTATACCATTGCAGTGCTCATCAGACTTGTTGAGTTGTAATGAGTATGCACCTAAAAGAGAAACACCATTACAAATTTCA CTGCTCCAAGGCAATGCAGCAGACCCAGATTACAGACTTATTGGTTGTGATGCAGTCATAGCCATAGAAATGATAGAACATATGCTACCTCATGACCTGGAACGACTTGTACACACTGTGTTTGCATTTATCAAACCATGGATTGTCATTTTTACCACACCAAATGGTGATTTCAATGTACTGTTCaaatcattagaaaaaaatggcTTGAGAAGGCTCGATCATTTTTTTGAATGGAGCAGAGATCAATTTCATGATTG gtGCAGTAATATAGTTACAAGATACCCTGAATATACAGTTTCATGCAGAGGTATAGGACCTGGGCCCGAAGGCACAGAGCATCTAGGCTGCTGCAGTCAAATGGCTCTGTTTGTTTCTAAGAACTATCATAAACAAAAAGATTTGAATCTCAATAGTTTAGCATTAGTCGCTA ATGATTCTGTTCCTAATGATCTAAGTGACGTGATTGATAATTGGGAGAGCCCAGAATTGATGACGGAGATGATGATTTATCCAGTTAATAA TATCGAATCGTACACAGATATCACGATTTCCGAGAAACAATCGCAGGTCACGTTTTACGTTCCATCAAAACGAAATTCATCACATAAAATAGAGTTTCAAGACAAATCAACACAATGTAACCTAGATTTTGAACTAGCGAGGAATTTTTTAATGTTCGACAATGAAGatatgtgttttaatattttatatccaAGGAAGAAAGTCGTTAACAAAGTATATGAGATTGAAGATGTTTACAGCAG ATTGAACTGTACGACGCTGCAAGTTAAGAAATTCTCTAAAACAACACAAGGTTTGATGGCGAAGAATAAAGTGGATGCTTTAGTTCACACAAGGGAAGTAGTGGAGGAAATTAAACATCTCAcgaaaatgttaaattttaataaaagcgGCTTGAATCAACAAGATGAGAAAACGCACATTTGGTATAATTTCAACTGGGGAGAGAACGCGCCGTATTGGAATcagtattataaaattgttCGAGAATATAATTATCCATTTGAG ACTAAATCAGACGACTGCCGCATTCTGGACTTGATATCGGATGAGATGAATAGACTGATAGATTTACAATATGATGATATATTATCTGTTGATTTAAACAAATTGGAGATTCCACTGCAGCATCTGATGCAGACAGTTCAACATATAACCGATGATGTGGAGAAAGTGAG AGAACTTTTAGAATGGAACGGATATGAAGTCGTTGATGACATGGTGATATATTCAAGATTGGCTATCGACAATGTTACTATCGATTCACAAATTGACGACTGGCAAGAAAACGAATCAGTATCGGat TGGGACACAGCGGATTTTCGGTCCACGTCTATTTCCGATGGAAGTGCAAACCAAGACTACCATG GGCGATGCTTGCTCCGGGCTATTGACCACAAACTACGTAAATTGCGTTCGATGCTGACCGCGGGCGAGGATATATCTACTGAATTGGACCGAGCGGTCTGCAGGCTGATGAAGCTAGCACTCCAGTCCAGCAAGTACCGTTGTACCCCGCCACCGGCGAAATGGATGCAGTGCAAACTGTTGGACTTGTTGACCCTCACCGAGAAGGCTATAGAGAAACGAAAGAGGCATTACATCGAGAACTTTCCGTTGAAAGCGATCGAGTGCG ATCCCGCCGTTTTTCCGGGGCTAACTCttgaaaatactaaaaaaataggGCA AAACGAAATCCTTGAGAAATATAGCTACTTGACTTTCTCTACGG AAAAATTAAATGCAAATGAATTCACACCCCGACCCAAATATTCACCAATCGACATAGATCTAGAAGATGACCTAAGTATTTCTAGTACAGATCTATTGAAAG tagaaTACGAATATATTGAAAGATTCTCACCAACTCGTGAAACCGATGAAAATAAGTTAAATCTGAAGAAGTTTGATGATGATCTCAAAGATTGGGACGATAACGATATGGAGGCAAATCTTTGTTCGGATCatgattataataaatacgataATAGCTCTGGCGATACGGATCACAGTGCGAATAATAAGAGACTTAAATTCAAAAGGTCAAACAGTTATAAAAAGCGAGGCAATAGAAACAAAATTGCTAATAAAGTTGACTGCCTACGCAAAACCAGTAAGAAATGTTTCGAGGAAACACCACGGAGACAAGATGAAAGGAAGACATCAAgtactaaaattataaagaaagTCATAAGGAAAAAGTCCAGTTATAGTTGTTTGGTTAAAACCTGCAGTTACAAGGACATATCAATGGAATATGGTATTTATACGATGAAGATTAAACGGAGCTTGGAACATAAACGTTCGACTGCAACTAAACCG ATACCCGAGAGTCTTATTGAATTATGCCATCCGGAAATGACGTTGCAGAAAGACTACGATAAATTTCACTATACCCAGCAACAAGAAGCTCAAGCTCAAACTCAAGATATTGGAGTGGATCAAGATTATCAAAATATATCGGCAGCAGAAGAAagcttttttattgatattatttcaACGGACAATACAGAAACCTTAGCTCTGAGACGTACTATAGGCACAGATCCGGATTTTCGTGAGGATAATAATAGTGTTGTGCAGAGTGAGAAATTGATTAGAAGTGTTAGTAACGATGCTATGAATGTATTTGATATTTGTCAGGCAGTTGAAGTTGCTACAGTTCCATCACAGGCTGTATTCATCAGTG ATGTTGATGAACCCAGTACATCGAAAGGCATACGACATATAAGTTTAGATGTACAATGTGGACCCGATGAGATTTCTAAATACTGTATGCTTTCTCCTGCAACCTCAATGGATAGGTTCCCAATGTCTACAGGAATAAAAATTGGAGATTCTCTCACTAATTTAGTTACAAAAAGCACTGACTGCAGCACCTCTATGCTAGATAGTGAGCAGTGTAATATAGTGACACCTAAAGTTAAAAACTTTGGGATACGGATTCAAGATTCAGATCCTTGCTTTAAATGTAAAATGGACAGCTCGACGATAACTCAAGATGAATCATACATAAATACAGAAATTAATGATACTGCCGAATTAGCAATTATTGGTAACACTAAAACTGACGATTCTGAATTTCCTTCCATCGAAGGTTTGTCGAAAATCTCAGAACTCGCCATACAATCTCTACATGGAATTGATGCAGTTACAACGCTTGTACCCAAAGTGGCTATGGCTACAGGAAATATATCACCTACAAAATGCTTAACTCCAAGATTGAGCTATGGAGCTGTTCACGTACATAGCTACCGGGAGAAGCAGGGAGTGCATGATGTTGTTTATCAAGGAGAATGGCAAAGATATAGACCTAATACCAGAGGTGAACCTTTGAAAAGTCCGATTAGTAAAGAAACAAAACTGACAGTCGACCGTAAGAAAAGATCTCCAAAGGAGAAAATTATTGGAAAAGATGCCAGAAAAGAAGTTGAAAAGCAGAATTATAAAAGACCTGTTCAAATGCGGAAAGCCTTGGAATCTAAAACGAAGTCATTGGTTCGAGAAGAGAATACGATAGTTTCCAGCAAAGTACCGAAGATACGCGCATATAAAGGAAGTAAAAAGATAACAAAA GTTGCATCGAAAGTGACTGTGAG TTCGATTTCATCAAAAAATTCAAAAGGAACATATGTTGTTAAAAAAACTGATGTCACAAATATAAAGCCTGATGGACAATATGGAAAAGCATCTACTATTTTACGAAGGAATTACATACCGTTGTACTTGAGACAGCGAATGAAAATGGAGAAGAGTCTCTCGAATGTAAATAACAAATCTATTAACAATCCAATAGAGACGACAGGCATATTTCAAATTCACAAACAAAATCTAAAatcgttagcaaacgaaaataatcattttaattttaataaagagCGTCGTGAAAGATACAATTTCCTGGTTTATCGTAAtgagaatgaaaaaaaagataagtttCTGCTATCAAAAGTTGCAACCAAGGCAAGTTGGCAGAGTAAGGAGAGGGCGAATAGATCTTTTAGTCCTCAATCACAAAATAGCTCGACATGTTCCTCGCCTAACAGCATAGCTACTATACGCGTAGCATTCAATAAAAAGAGCTGTCAACGAGTTCGACAGAGCGCTTCACCACCTTTAACGTCTAAAAGCTTAGACCCTAGAAAATCCCAATCACCTGCATCAACGAAAACCTCAATCATGAGAACAACTGGAAGGAAAACAAAGCTATctgaaaacaaagaaaacatccctcatcaaaatgaaaatatcaataaaaacaaagacaAAAGAGTGTTCGTGAGAGATTCAAAAAATGTATACATTTCTCAATTGAAAGTGGAAAATACATCCAAACAAGTGGATCGAAAGAGtagtttgaaacaaaaaaaatcactcaAATTAAATACCACTAGTTTAGATAATGCAACAGAAAAACAAACATCTGATTTAAATGTAGAGTCTGAGACAAAAGCGCACAATTCAAAAAACTTAGTCGATAATGAAAACGTTTGTGAGATTATTTCTAATTTAACATCCATTGTAGAGCCATCAATTAAAGTTCATATATCTGAGCCGACAACACCAGAGAAAAGAATCAATAGGCAAGGCCTCGTAACTGACTGGATTGATAGTTCGAATATAGTTCTTACGGCTACTGCCGATAACGTTGCAATTGGAATAAGGCAGTTAATAGAAAGGACGCTTGATTTTATCGATGATTCTGTTGATGGCGACATTGGGATTGATTCTGAAACGGTGGTACTAAATCAAGAGAATCACAATTTAAGCGGTGACGAAATTCTATCGCAGACAAGTTTCACATCAGCCATAGACGATGAGAGATTTTATTCTGGTTTAGAGAACGAACCCAATAATGCACCGACGTGTTCATTTAGTTCAGCTTTAGACGATGAGTTTTTGAGTTTAGGTAGCATGGGACTCGAAATTAATGAATTTGATTTGTTATCATTCAAATCTATGCCGTCTCATTCTGATTACGTCACAGTTAGTGATGTGGCTTCGAGAATTGATTCTATGCGGGAATTATTTGAACGTAAAGATACACAAGTACCTCAA aaagCGGCAGGTACGTTAGCTATTCAAGCGTTCAGTGGATTTTCTTTGAACTCTGAGCCGTTTGTGGGCGACCAACCGGATCGTGTAAATTTGATTGATTCAGAAACCGGTAGCTTGGCTGTGGAGATAACCAGACAAGCT aCTTCCGAAGAAATGTTCGTGTCCGGAAGATCCTCGGAAAGCTATGAATCGTGTGTGTTAGACGAAGATGCGGTCGTACCAGATTGGCTGTTCAGAATTATAAGCCAGCAACAAGAG